In the genome of bacterium, the window ATTGGTTGATTTAATAAGCCACCAATTGAGGATAAATCAATAGTAACCGAGCCAACACCACTTAGAGAATCAACCACATAGGCTGAAATTGTTATATTCTGCCGTAGTGTTACTATGCTTGGAACCATCTTTGGATTGGTAATTAAAGGAGGGTCAGCATCTACACTAAATGTCCCTCTTTCTGGAAATGTAGGATTCCCTGCATTGTCAAGGGCTTGTAAGAATAGAGTATGTGTTCCCGAGGAGAGAGGAGAGGAAGGGATATAGGAAAGCCTGCCGGTTTGGGGAGAAAAGCTAAAAGAAACCTCTTGGTCATCAATCTTTAATGTAATTGAGCCAACCCCTGATTTGTCATCGGTGATATTGGCGGATATGGTTGGTTTTGCTTGGGTTGCCTGATTTTGTGATGGCGTAAGGTTGGCAATGGTGGGAGGGTTGTAATCTGGGGTAATGTATGGCTTAAGGAAGACCTTCTCCATAACCTGGGCAAGGACAAGGTCAGAGTCAGAGGTGGGGTTGGTTTTGTGGTAGACAACCACCTCATCAAATATTTCATTAAGCCTGGTTTCATTTGTACAGGAGACCTCAATCTCATAATTTCCTTCTGAATCCTCTCTCTCTATGATAGAGAATAAATTTTCATCCTTTGCCTTATCTACCACCTCAAACCATATCTTATCTGGGTCATCCATACTTCCTGTTTGAATTGAATCTGGCTTTGAGGTAACATTCAATGGCGGAACACCCGCTGTGCCATATTGGGAAGGAGGAAGATACCAAGTCCAATCTAGCCAGTTTCTGATGGAAAACCAGGACTCTGTATAATTAGCTAAGGCGGGTTTGCCATCAGCACTATTTGGCCATTGGCTTTTGAATGCCTCCAGGCTACCTGTTAGAGTATCAATGGCTTTTCTTTTTAGACAGCGTATATTTTGGGCAAGGATAAGCTCTGCCCAGGCTATGGCGGAGAGCTTTATTGCTCCTATGGGGCATTGAGAGGTTGCTGAGCCAATAGCCTCATTTTTTAAGTCTGAGTCAGGTTTATTTGGAGATTTCCTTTTTAACTCAATCAGCCTCTTATTCACCAATGCCCTCCAGATAAGCTTGGGCTTTGTCTTAAGGCTTACCCTTGGTAATGGAAGGATGTCTATGGGAAGACCACCCTTTGTAAGATAAAGGTAATAGTCCATATCCCATTCTATATTGTGGTGGTATTTCATTACCGGGTCCTTGTCTCCTTTAGGTAATGCCTCTGGCAATGAGAGAAATTTTGGATTA includes:
- a CDS encoding Ig-like domain-containing protein → MKKILLLSLALAKIGFCWGPITHYWLSKEQSIGPDEVFCRNSMAPDLFWVGKGILYEKEWGNRGHSPLPISRDDDQDLKKKNYLLYGNDKENFAYIIKLCSYTGDEGIWRGFGSHIASDWVAHNPKFLSLPEALPKGDKDPVMKYHHNIEWDMDYYLYLTKGGLPIDILPLPRVSLKTKPKLIWRALVNKRLIELKRKSPNKPDSDLKNEAIGSATSQCPIGAIKLSAIAWAELILAQNIRCLKRKAIDTLTGSLEAFKSQWPNSADGKPALANYTESWFSIRNWLDWTWYLPPSQYGTAGVPPLNVTSKPDSIQTGSMDDPDKIWFEVVDKAKDENLFSIIEREDSEGNYEIEVSCTNETRLNEIFDEVVVYHKTNPTSDSDLVLAQVMEKVFLKPYITPDYNPPTIANLTPSQNQATQAKPTISANITDDKSGVGSITLKIDDQEVSFSFSPQTGRLSYIPSSPLSSGTHTLFLQALDNAGNPTFPERGTFSVDADPPLITNPKMVPSIVTLRQNITISAYVVDSLSGVGSVTIDLSSIGGLLNQP